The following proteins are co-located in the Meriones unguiculatus strain TT.TT164.6M chromosome 13 unlocalized genomic scaffold, Bangor_MerUng_6.1 Chr13_unordered_Contig_2907, whole genome shotgun sequence genome:
- the Timm44 gene encoding mitochondrial import inner membrane translocase subunit TIM44, translating into MAAAALRSGWSRCPRRCLGGGGIQFLCGHHPPHVASSLPCRPGTELTPVSPRLRVGGRKGFLSGLVANIRQELARSKEMRESIQRFRDEARRLEDSAALREARRKYKSIESETVRTGEALKKKLGELTGSVRESLDEAGRSALGRRLREGVEEAARSARHSAETVSRGGEKLGRSAAFRAISQGVESVRKEMDRSALEHTGPYRRPERLRRRTECAGAAPDARRLPENREALGVVVHKDSRWYQQWKDFRDNNAVLHRIFEMKMRYDESDNVLIRASRALTDKVTDLLGGLFAKTELSEVLTEILRVDPAFDRDRFLQQCERDIIPNVLEAMISGELDILKDWCYEATYRQLAQPIQQARALGLQFHSRVLDVSNVDLAMGKMMEQGPVLIVTFQAQLVMVVRGPRGDVVEGDPDKVLRMLYVWALCRDQAELNPLAAWRLLDISASSSEQIL; encoded by the exons AGATGCCTGGGCGGCGGCGGGATCCAGTTTCTCTGCGGCCACCACCCTCCCCATGTCGCCAGCTCCCTGCCATGCCGCCCGGGGACAGAGCTGACGCCGGTGA GCCCGCGGCTGCGCGTCGGGGGCCGGAAGGGCTTCCTGTCGGGGCTGGTGGCCAACATCCGGCAGGAGCTGGCGCGCagcaaggagatgagggagagcaTCCAGCGCTTCCGCGACGAGGCCCGGCGGCTGGAGGACTCGGCCGCGCTGCGCGAGGCCCGGCGCAAATAC AAAAGCATCGAGTCGGAGACGGTGCGCACGGGCGAGGCCCTGAAGAAGAAGCTGGGCGAGCTCACGGGCTCCGTGAGGGAG AGCCTGGACGAGGCGGGGCGCAGCGCGCTGGGCCGCCGGCTGCGCGAGGGCGTGGAGGAGGCGGCGCGCAGCGCCCGGCACTCGGCCGAGACCGTGTCCAGGGGCGGCGAGAAGCTCGGCCGCTCGGCCGCCTTCAGGGCCATCTCGCAG GGCGTGGAGTCGGTGCGGAAGGAGATGGACCGCAGCGCGCTGGAGCACACGGGGCCCTACCGCAGGCCAGAGCGCCTGCGCAGGAGGACGGAGTGCGCGGGGGCCGCGCCCGACGCCAGGCGCCTCCCCGAAAACCG GGAGGctctgggcgtggtggtgcacaagGACTCACGCTGGTACCAGCAGTGGAAGGACTTCAGGGACAACAACGCCGTGCTCCACC GCATCTTCGAGATGAAGATGAGGTATGACGAGAGCGACAACGTGCTCATCCGTGCCTCCCGCGCCCTCACCGACAAGGTCACCGACCTGCTGG GCGGGCTGTTCGCGAAGACGGAGCTGTCGGAGGTGCTGACGGAGATCCTGCGCGTGGACCCCGCCTTCGACAGGGACCGCTTCCTGCAGCAGTGCGAGCGCGACATCATCCCCAACGTGCTCGAG GCCATGATTTCCGGGGAGCTTGACATCCTCAAAGACTGGTGCTACGAGGCG ACGTACCGGCAGCTGGCGCAGCCCATCCAGCAGGCCAGGGCCCTGGGGCTGCAGTTCCACTCCCGCGTCCTGGACGTCAGCAACGTGGAC CTGGCCATGGGCAAGATGATGGAGCAGGGCCCGGTGCTCATCGTCACCTTCCAGGCCCAGCTGGTCATGGTGGTCAGGGGCCCGCGCGGAGACGTGGTGGAGGGCGACCCG GACAAGGTCCTGCGCATGCTGTACGTGTGGGCGCTGTGCCGGGACCAGGCGGAGCTGAACCCGCTCGCGGCCTGGCGGCTGCTGGACATCTCGGCCTCCAGCTCGGAGCAGATCCTCTGA
- the Ctxn1 gene encoding cortexin-1 isoform X1, whose product MSSGAAWTLPPEPPPPPAASASPSAAAPGLDAEQRTVFALVLGLLVVLALLMVRCVRILLDPYSRMPASSWSDHKEALERGQFDSVPPSSGPRHRGEETASPHRASERASADSRQPGSRPRLRGFESRGPRRPWRREKTPQGGAGRRGPRVLRPSALCARVRGINSGRPFGEPPPPILEPVTFGDPHTRHGQRGDGFTGGGNGGSRLHPPPVGSSSPSQEASSARQGFKSRPGGSNFHRQGFKSRPGGSSFHRRGFESRTGGGSTLRRSRVQGPIIRPSGVRGFTIPVPGSRLLHLAAAGSGPGF is encoded by the exons ATGAGCAGCGGCGCGGCCTGGACGCTGCCCCCCGAGCCCCCGCCGCCCCCGGCGGCCTCGGCGTCGCCCTCCGCGGCGGCCCCGGGTCTGGACGCGGAGCAGCGCACGGTGTTCGCGCTGGTGCTGGGGCTCCTGGTGGTGCTGGCGCTGCTGATGGTGCGCTGCGTGCGCATCCTGCTGGACCCCTACAGCCGCATGCCCGCCTCGTCCTGGAGCGACCACAAGGAGGCGCTGGAGCGCGGCCAGTTCGA CTCTGTGCCCCCCTCTTCCGGCCCCCGTCACCGAGGAGAGGAGACCGCAAGCCCTCaccgagcgagcgagcgagcgagcgccGACTCTCGCCAACCTGGATCCCGCCCTCGGCTCCGGGGGTTCGAGTCCCGCGGCCCCCGCAGGCCTTGGAGGCGGGAGAAGACCCCCCAGGGCGGAGCGGGGCGTCGGGGTCCCCGAGTCCTGCGCCCCTCGGCCCTGTGTGCGCGTGTGCGAGGAATAAACTCGGGCCGCCCTTTCGGGGAGCCCCCGCCCCCAATCCTGGAGCCCGTCACTTTCGGGGACCCACACACACGTCACGGCCAGCGAGGCGACGGCTTTACTGGGGGAGGGAACGGGGGTTCGAGACTCCACCCTCCGCCCGTCGGGAGTTCGAGTCCGAGCCAGGAGGCCTCATCTGCCCGTCAGGGGTTCAAGTCCAGGCCAGGAGGCTCCAACTTCCATCGTCAGGGGTTCAAGTCCAGGCCAGGAGGCTCCTCCTTCCATCGTCGGGGGTTCGAGTCCAGGACTGGAGGAGGCTCCACCCTCCGCCGATCCCGGGTTCAAGGCCCCATCATCCGCCCGTCAGGGGTTCGAGGCTTCACCATCCCCGTCCCAGGTTCGAGGCTCCTCCATCTGGCCGCCGCGGGTTCGGGTCCAGGGTTCTAG
- the Ctxn1 gene encoding cortexin-1 isoform X2, with product MSSGAAWTLPPEPPPPPAASASPSAAAPGLDAEQRTVFALVLGLLVVLALLMVRCVRILLDPYSRMPASSWSDHKEALERGQFEYALV from the coding sequence ATGAGCAGCGGCGCGGCCTGGACGCTGCCCCCCGAGCCCCCGCCGCCCCCGGCGGCCTCGGCGTCGCCCTCCGCGGCGGCCCCGGGTCTGGACGCGGAGCAGCGCACGGTGTTCGCGCTGGTGCTGGGGCTCCTGGTGGTGCTGGCGCTGCTGATGGTGCGCTGCGTGCGCATCCTGCTGGACCCCTACAGCCGCATGCCCGCCTCGTCCTGGAGCGACCACAAGGAGGCGCTGGAGCGCGGCCAGTTCGAGTACGCGCTGGTGTGA
- the Snapc2 gene encoding LOW QUALITY PROTEIN: snRNA-activating protein complex subunit 2 (The sequence of the model RefSeq protein was modified relative to this genomic sequence to represent the inferred CDS: inserted 1 base in 1 codon), which yields MKPPQRRRRVPARFAVGGEEAAAAPAAWSPREMRQLLRLLQARRGQPEPDAAELAAELRGRSEAEVRAFLERLKRRARAGLAGGGGGRSGSGEPPPAPVEVWLRLTETLTAPLEDALAAAFAQVLTVAAVEPLGLLHSVPRRPTRARGRPMPLLLPPEDAGTSGASASPAGPAPERSGPTPEPPSAAPQPQDPAPTPPGSAPEDRPAIFPSGPAPAPPSPAPAPPSPSPEASPAIFPSSPTPQGPCSTSQSPGPAPAPPGPAPAPPGPASAPPGPAPAPPGPAHAPPGPAPAPPGPAPAPPGPVPALQAAESDLSVDFEKIYRFLSSCCRARPDLSALSALSAAEAALLLQLLSVLPEELARLPCAAAAEHLAGAHARLTGPAVVGDDAGEDTPAPAGGGGGGAPAGRARXWRWAGTCPLNPFLLPLELLARAPAPAP from the exons ATGAAGCCTCCGCAGCGCCGGCGCAGGGTCCCCGCGCGGTTCGCGGTCGGcggggaggaggcggcggcggccccCGCGGCCTGGAGCCCCCGCGAGATGCGGCAGCTGCTGCGGCTCCTGCAGGCCCGGCGGGGGCAGCCGGAGCCTGACGCCGCCGAGCTGGCCGCGGAGCTGAGGGGCCGCAGCGAGGCCGAG GTCCGAGCGTTCCTGGAGCGTCTGAAGCGGAGGGCGCGGGCGGGCCTCGCCGGCGGCGGGGGCGGGCGGTCGGGGAGCGGGGAGCCGCCGCCGGCGCCCGTGGAGGTGTGGCTGCGGCTGACGGAGACGCTGACGGCGCCGCTGGAGGACGCGCTCGCCGCCGCCTTCGCGCAG gtGCTTACGGTGGCGGCCGTGGAGCCGCTCGGCCTCCTGCACTCGGTTCCGCGCAGGCCCACGAGGGCCCGGGGGAGGCCGATGCCATTGCTGCTGCCACCGGAGGACGCCGGGACATCCGGGGCCTCCGCGAGCcccgccggccccgcccccgAGCGCTCAGGCCCCACCCCCGAGCCTCCAAGCGCCGCCCCTCAGCCTCAAGACCCCGCCCCCACTCCCCCAGGCTCCGCCCCCGAGGACAGACCCGCCATTTTCCCTTCAGGCCCCGCCCCCGCGCCTCCAAGCCCCGCCCCCGCTCCCCCAAGCCCCTCCCCTGAGGCCAGCCCCGCCATTTTCCCCTCAAGCCCCACCCCTCAGGGCCCCTGCTCCACCTCTCAGTCCCCAGGCCCCGCCCCAGCTCCCCCAGGCCCCGCCCCAGCTCCCCCGGGCCCTGCCTCAGCTCCCCCGGGCCCCGCCCCAGCTCCCCCAGGCCCCGCCCACGCTCCCCCGGGCCCCGCCCCAGCTCCCCCAGGCCCCGCCCCGGCTCCCCCGGGCCCCGTCCCGGCCCTGCAGGCCGCAGAGAGCGACCTCTCCGTGGACTTCGAGAAGATCTACAGGTTCCTGTCCTCCTGCTGCCGGGCCCGCCCCGACCTCAGCGCCCTCAGCGCCCTCTCCGCCGCCG AGGCGGCGTTGCTCCTGCAGCTGCTCTCCGTGCTCCCCGAGGAGCTGGCCCGCCTGCCCTGCGCGGCCGCGGCGGAGCACCTGGCCGGGGCGCACGCGCGGCTGACGGGGCCCGCGGTAGTGGGGGACGATGCGGGGGAGGACACCCCGGCCCCCGCGGGAGGAGGGGGCGGCGGGGCCCCCGCGGGCCGGGCGC CCTGGCGCTGGGCCGGAACCTGCCCCCTCAACCCCTTCCTGCTGCCCCTGGAGCTCCTGGCCCGGGCGCCCGCCCCCGCGCCCTGA
- the LOC132650547 gene encoding uncharacterized protein LOC132650547: PPPVPSLLPPPPVPSLLLSLHPSSCPLPPVLSILSLPPPVLSLSLLLSSPSLLSLPPPVLSLFLLLSSPSSCPLPPPVLSLSLLLSSPSPSSCPLPLPLPVLSLLLSSPSSCPLPPPVLSLLLSSPSSCPLPPPVLSLLLSSPSSCPLPPPVLSLLLSSPSSCPLPPPVLFLLLSSPSSCPLPPPLPPPVLSLLLSSPSSCPLPPPVLSLLLSSPSSCPLPPLPPLPPPVLSLSLLLSSPPSCPLSPLHPLPPPSSPSSPPSILSLLSPLLSSLPPPSSPSSPSSILSLLHPLPPPVPPSAPPSPRPPSPPRVPQGLGLARDSVRPSLRVSVRLFDLRGSFLEFLVFYCAAGRAGGVPVLPEELTAGSPSSRGARCGVPVPSGGVPIPSGGLLRGPRPPRARCGVPVPSGGSPSPLGGPHPLRGIAAGSPSSRRSSLRGPRPPGGLAEGSPSPRARCGVPVPSGGPRPPAPPELC; encoded by the coding sequence cctcctcctgtcccctccctcctccctcctcctcctgtcccctccctcctcctgtccctccatccctcctcctgtcccctccctcctgtcctctccattctgtccctccctcctcctgtcctctctctctccctcctcctgtcctctccctccctcctttccctccctcctcctgtcctctccctcttcctcctcctgtcctctccctcctcctgtcctctccctcctcctgtcctctccctctccctcctcctgtcctctccctctccctcctcctgtcctctccctctccctcttcctgtcctctccctcctcctgtcctctccctcctcctgtcctctccctcctcctgtcctctccctcctcctgtcctctccctcctcctgtcctctccctcctcctgtcctctccctcctcctgtcctctccctcctcctgtcctctccctcctcctgtcctctccctcctcctgtcctctccctcctcctgtcctcttcctcctcctgtcctcttcctcctcctgtcctctccctcctcctgtcctctccctcctcctctccctcctcctgtcctctccctcctcctgtcctctccctcctcctgtcctctccctcctcctgtcctctccctcctcctgtcctctccctcctcctgtcctctccctcctctcccccctctccctcctcctgtcctctccctctccctcctcctgtcctctcccccctcctgtcctctctcccccctccatcctctccctcctccatcctctccctcctctcccccctcaatcctctccctcctctcccccctcctgtcctctctcccccctccatcctctccctcctctccctcctccatcctctccctcctccatcctctccctcctcctgtccccccCAGCGCCCCACCCTCACCCCGCCCTCCGAGTCCTCCCCGGGTCCCCCAGGGCCTGGGCCTCGCCCGGGACAGCGTCCGTCCGTCCCTCCGTGTGTCCGTCCGTCTCTTTGATCTCAGGGGGTCCTTTTTGGAGTTTCTTGTATTTTATTGTGCCGCGGGGCGGGCTGGGGGGGTCCCCGTCCTCCCGGAGGAGCTCACTGCGGGGTCCCCGTCCTCCCGGGGGGCTCGCTGCGGGGTCCCCGTCCCCTCTGGGGGGGTCCCCATCCCCTCAGGGGGCTTGCTGCGGGGTCCCCGTCCTCCCAGGGCTCGCTGTGGGGTCCCCGTCCCCTCTGGGGGGTCCCCGTCCCCTCTGGGGGGTCCCCATCCCCTCAGGGGGATCGCTGCAGGGTCCCCGTCCTCCCGGAGGAGCTCACTGCGGGGTCCCCGTCCTCCCGGGGGGCTCGCTGAGGGGTCCCCGTCCCCCAGGGCTCGCTGTGGGGTCCCCGTCCCCTCTGGGGGTCCCCGTCCCCCCGCGCCCCCAGAACTCTGCTAA
- the Map2k7 gene encoding LOW QUALITY PROTEIN: dual specificity mitogen-activated protein kinase kinase 7 (The sequence of the model RefSeq protein was modified relative to this genomic sequence to represent the inferred CDS: inserted 1 base in 1 codon) → MAASSLEQKLSRLEAKLKQENREARRRIDLTLDISPQRPRPIIVITLSPAPAPSQRAALQLPLANDGGGRSPSSEGXPQHPTPPGRPRHMLGLPSALFAPRSMESMEIDQKLQEIMKQTGYLTIGGQRYQAEINDLENLGEMGSGTCGQVWKMRFRKTGHVIAVKQMRRSGNKEENKRILMDLDVVLKSHDCPYIVQCFGTFITNTDVFIAMELMGTCAEKLKKRMQGPIPERILGKMTVALVKALFYLKEKHGVIHRDVKPSNILLDERGQIKLCDFGISGRLVDSKAKTRSAGCAAYMAPERIDPPDPTKPDYDIRADVWSLGISLVELATGQFPYKNCKTDFEVLTKVLQEEPPLLPGHMGFSADFQSFVKDCLTKDHRKRPKYNKLLEHSFIKQYETQEVDVASWFKDVMARTESPRTSGVASQHHLPFFR, encoded by the exons TTATTGTCATCACCCTAAGCCCCGCTCCCGCCCCGTCCCAGCGAGCAG CCCTGCAGCTCCCGCTGGCCAACGACGGGGGCGGCCGCTCCCCGTCCTCCGAGG CCCCGCAGCACCCCACGCCGCCCGGCCGGCCCCGCCACATGCTGGGGCTCCCGTCCGCCCTCTTCGCCCCGCGCAGCATGGAGAG CATGGAGATCGACCAGAAGCTGCAGGAGATCATGAAGCAGACGGGGTACCTGACCATCGGCGGCCAG CGCTACCAGGCGGAGATCAATGACCTGGAGAACCTGGGCGAGATGGGCAGCGGCACCTGCGGCCAGGTGTGGAAGATGCGCTTCCGGAAGACGGGCCACGTCATCGCCGTCAAG CAAATGCGGCGCTCGGGGAACAAGGAGGAGAACAAGCGCATCCTCATGGACCTGGACGTGGTCCTCAAGAGCCACGACTGCCCCTACATCGTGCAGTGTTTCGGCACCTTCATCACCAAC ACAGACGTGTTCATCGCCATGGAGCTGATGGGCACCTGTGCGGAGAAGCTCAAGAAGAGGATGCAGGGCCCCATCCCCGAGCGCATCCTCGGCAAGATGACGGTGGCG CTGGTGAAGGCGCTGTTCTACCTGAAGGAGAAGCACGGCGTGATCCACCGCGACGTGAAGCCGTCCAACATCCTGCTGGACGAGCGCGGCCAGATCAAGCTCTGCGACTTCGGCATCAGCGGCCGCCTGGTCGACTCCAAGGCCAAGACGCGCAGCGCGGGCTGCGCCGCCTACATGGCC CCCGAGCGCATCGACCCCCCGGACCCCACCAAGCCGGACTACGACATCCGGGCGGACGTGTGGAGCCTGGGCATCTCGCTG GTGGAGCTGGCCACGGGGCAGTTCCCCTACAAGAACTGCAAGACGGACTTCGAGGTGCTCACCAAGGTCCTGCAGGAGGAGCCCCCGCTGCTGCCCGGCCACATGGGCTTCTCGGCCGACTTCCAGTCCTTCGTCAAGGACTG CCTCACTAAAGATCACAGGAAGAGACCAAAGTACAACAAGCTCCTC GAGCACAGCTTCATCAAGCAGTACGAGACGCAGGAGGTGGACGTGGCCTCCTGGTTCAAGGACGTCATGGCGAGGACGGAGTCGCCAAGGACTAGCGGGGTGGCGAGCCAGCACCACCTGCCCTTCTTCAGGTAG